Proteins encoded by one window of Lathyrus oleraceus cultivar Zhongwan6 chromosome 1, CAAS_Psat_ZW6_1.0, whole genome shotgun sequence:
- the LOC127093213 gene encoding F-box/FBD/LRR-repeat protein At5g56420: MEGQTDGDTDTDRDRLSDLPDHLLLRIIELIDVKLSVQTCVLAKRWKDLWKSLANLNLLYFSSDNSHIFNKFVSRILSGRDDSVSLHSLNYVHVDVVDPPKATLFEAMQYAASHNVKQLRVVFCTWSPTGYPDLSPPVESLEWPPSLFYCRTLTFLELDLRHPFLSDNIGKRMFPKSLNLPVLKTLFLLNLTFATNENGYAEPFSSFNMLTTLLIRGCYLQDDAQALWISNSNVTRLTAGGSRMIEQADNYKYLFFTPKLISLTITDRPNFLAPCAENLPFLTELKIDYVFFSKTYEDFVLKSWLSLLANVSIITLGFDTLVKIIRVSYFSVQLVENNGSTTILHPCFARLKSLNVKMDSRVTAPIKRVIEMIGDVLINSPLIEVFIFRTGNRDQSKELKECIRNELEA, encoded by the coding sequence ATGGAAGGACAAACAGATGGTGACACAGACACAGACAGAGACAGACTCAGTGATCTACCTGACCATCTTCTTCTACGTATAATTGAATTGATCGACGTTAAACTTTCTGTCCAGACTTGTGTTTTGGCTAAACGATGGAAGGACCTTTGGAAAAGTCTAGCTAATCTCAACTTGCTATACTTCTCCAGTGACAATAGTCACATTTTCAACAAGTTTGTTTCTCGTATTCTGTCTGGTCGTGACGATTCTGTTTCCCTTCATAGCCTAAATTATGTGCATGTAGATGTGGTAGACCCCCCTAAAGCCACACTTTTTGAAGCCATGCAATATGCTGCATCACATAATGTGAAGCAACTCCGAGTCGTTTTTTGCACATGGAGCCCCACAGGGTATCCTGACTTGTCCCCTCCCGTAGAGTCTCTTGAGTGGCCCCCTTCCCTCTTTTATTGCCGCACTTTGACATTTCTTGAGCTTGACCTTCGGCACCCATTTTTGTCCGATAACATTGGTAAGAGAATGTTTCCAAAGTCTTTGAACTTGCCGGTACTGAAAACCTTGTTTCTTCTGAATCTTACCTTCGCTACAAATGAAAATGGTTATGCTGAGCCCTTTTCATCTTTTAACATGTTGACTACTTTGCTCATTAGGGGTTGTTATCTACAGGATGATGCCCAAGCCCTCTGGATATCCAATTCCAACGTTACTAGATTGACCGCAGGTGGTTCAAGAATGATCGAACAAGCTGACAATTACAAATATCTGTTTTTTACTCCAAAACTTATTTCTCTCACTATCACCGACCGTCCTAACTTCCTAGCCCCTTGTGCAGAGAATTTACCTTTTCTAACTGAGTTAAAGATTGATTACGTTTTTTTTTCTAAAACCTATGAAGATTTCGTCCTGAAAAGTTGGCTGTCCTTGCTTGCTAATGTCAGTATAATTACTCTCGGTTTCGATACCCTTGTGAAGATAATTAGGGTAAGTTACTTTAGTGTCCAGTTGGTTGAAAATAATGGTTCAACCACAATTCTACACCCTTGCTTTGCTAGATTGAAATCATTGAACGTGAAAATGGATTCAAGGGTTACGGCACCTATTAAGAGAGTAATAGAAATGATAGGAGATGTACTTATAAATTCTCCACTGATTGAAGTATTTATATTTAGGACTGGAAACAGAGACCAGAGTAAGGAGTTAAAAGAGTGCATCAGAAATGAATTAGAAGCATGA